Proteins found in one Actinokineospora alba genomic segment:
- a CDS encoding GH92 family glycosyl hydrolase: MTFRTSFESDDAVPTWSDTVEVSARGAAVSDGATLRTRVEGGPADAPAARSGVGFTGSCALRYEGAHTADGVGYQTNRVFWTEIPVVADTVLSYVVFPELVGGDLRYPSTYVAVDLLFDDGAYLSELGAVDQLGFPMTPLGQGGSRALFPDQWNHRSVRLGEVATGRTITRILVAYRGPEGSAEFAGWIDDLAVESVPRRELDPVDRVLTTRGTHSSGDFSRGNTFPATAVPHGFNFWTPVTNAAVTNWFYEYHRGSTPRNQPALQAIGISHQPSPWMGDRHTFHLMPTRETKVGREARALTFRRENELARPHCYEVRFDNGIHAQVAPTDHAAVLRFTFPPGQANLVLDNVGLGGAVRVAPDGTITGHSDVRSGLSVGAGRMFVHATVDRPVRESGHRLRGLAWARTALVRFEPEAEGETVLTVRIATSLISPEQARRNLETEIGPDDTYESVRDRARAQWAELLGRVEVDGASEDELTTLYSCLYRLFLYPNSGYEETASGPRYASPVSPPAIVDGKVFVNNGFWDTYRTCWPAYALLAPTRCGELIDGFLQQYRDGGWVSRWSSPGYANLMTGTSSDVAFADAYLKGVRGFDVHDAYNAALRNATVTPPDESVGRKGLERSIFLHYTPTNTHEGLSWALEGCVNDFGIANLAAALGDEDNHAYFLDRARHYVHHFDQRIGFFQGRGPTEGWRCSPASYDPKVWGHDYTETNGWTAAFAVPHDGAGLAELYGGPDKLAAKLDEYFATPETGTHPGSYRRVIHEMTEARDARMGQYGHSNQPAHHIPYLYTQAGHPARAQEKVRDVLARLYQGSEIGQGYVGDEDNGEMSAWFLFSALGFYPLRVGSPTYVIGSPLFPRAVLRLENGRELVVTAANHGRRNVYVQSLRVNGEPYGLTYISHEILAEGARLEFEMGPEPSDWGTGPDATPPALGAGPPLRDVTRGMEGPLFDDTTRTESVVDAPVEIETDPAEVLIYTLTSSGEGPDPTDWVLRGSIDGVIWDELDQRTDQKFPWRRQTRPFKVKAPGPYRHYSLVFDGVACLAQIELLAQ, from the coding sequence ATGACCTTTCGCACGTCGTTCGAGTCCGACGATGCCGTCCCGACCTGGTCGGACACCGTGGAGGTGTCCGCGCGCGGCGCCGCGGTGTCCGATGGGGCCACGTTGCGGACCAGGGTCGAGGGCGGCCCGGCCGACGCTCCGGCCGCCCGATCGGGGGTCGGGTTCACCGGTTCGTGCGCGCTTCGGTACGAGGGCGCGCACACAGCCGACGGTGTCGGGTACCAGACGAACCGGGTGTTCTGGACGGAGATCCCGGTGGTGGCGGACACCGTGCTGAGCTACGTGGTGTTCCCGGAGCTGGTGGGCGGCGACCTGCGGTATCCGAGCACGTATGTGGCCGTGGACCTGCTGTTCGACGATGGCGCGTACCTCAGTGAACTCGGTGCGGTCGACCAGTTGGGGTTCCCGATGACCCCGCTGGGTCAGGGCGGGTCGCGGGCGCTGTTCCCGGACCAGTGGAACCACCGGTCGGTGCGGCTCGGTGAGGTCGCGACGGGCCGGACGATCACCCGGATCCTGGTCGCCTACCGCGGCCCGGAGGGTTCGGCGGAGTTCGCGGGGTGGATCGACGACCTCGCGGTGGAGTCGGTGCCGCGGCGGGAGCTCGACCCGGTCGACCGGGTGCTCACCACGCGCGGGACGCATTCGTCGGGCGACTTCTCCCGGGGCAACACTTTCCCGGCGACGGCGGTGCCGCACGGGTTCAACTTCTGGACGCCGGTGACGAACGCGGCGGTGACGAACTGGTTCTACGAGTACCACCGCGGGTCGACCCCGAGGAACCAGCCGGCGCTGCAGGCGATCGGGATCAGCCACCAGCCCAGCCCGTGGATGGGCGACCGGCACACCTTCCACCTGATGCCCACGCGGGAGACGAAGGTGGGGCGGGAGGCGCGGGCGCTGACCTTCCGCCGGGAGAACGAGCTCGCCCGCCCGCACTGCTACGAGGTGCGGTTCGACAACGGGATTCACGCGCAGGTGGCGCCCACCGACCACGCGGCGGTGCTGCGGTTCACCTTCCCGCCGGGCCAGGCGAACCTGGTGCTGGACAACGTGGGCCTGGGCGGGGCGGTGCGGGTCGCGCCGGACGGGACGATCACCGGGCACTCCGACGTGCGCAGCGGGCTGTCGGTGGGGGCGGGCCGGATGTTCGTGCACGCCACCGTGGACCGCCCGGTACGGGAGTCGGGGCACCGGCTGCGGGGGCTGGCGTGGGCGCGGACCGCGCTGGTGCGGTTCGAGCCGGAGGCCGAGGGCGAGACGGTGCTGACGGTGCGGATCGCGACGTCGCTGATCAGCCCGGAGCAGGCGCGGCGCAACCTGGAGACCGAGATCGGCCCGGACGACACGTACGAGTCGGTGCGTGACCGGGCGCGGGCCCAGTGGGCGGAACTGCTCGGCCGGGTCGAGGTCGACGGGGCGAGCGAGGACGAGCTGACCACGCTGTACTCGTGTCTGTATCGGCTGTTCCTCTATCCGAATTCCGGATACGAGGAGACCGCGTCGGGTCCGCGGTATGCCAGTCCGGTGAGCCCGCCGGCGATCGTGGACGGGAAGGTATTCGTCAACAACGGGTTCTGGGACACCTATCGGACATGCTGGCCCGCGTACGCCCTGCTCGCCCCGACCCGCTGCGGTGAGCTGATCGACGGGTTCCTGCAGCAGTACCGCGACGGCGGGTGGGTCTCGCGGTGGTCCTCCCCCGGCTACGCGAACCTGATGACCGGCACCAGTTCCGACGTCGCGTTCGCCGATGCCTACCTCAAGGGCGTGCGCGGTTTCGACGTCCACGACGCCTACAACGCCGCCCTGCGCAACGCGACCGTGACGCCGCCGGACGAGTCGGTCGGCCGCAAGGGGCTGGAGCGGTCGATCTTCCTGCACTACACGCCGACCAACACCCACGAGGGCCTGTCGTGGGCGCTGGAGGGCTGCGTCAACGACTTCGGCATCGCCAACCTCGCCGCCGCCCTGGGCGATGAGGACAACCACGCCTACTTCCTCGATCGGGCCCGTCACTATGTTCACCACTTCGACCAGCGAATCGGGTTCTTCCAGGGGCGCGGTCCGACTGAAGGGTGGCGGTGCTCGCCCGCCTCCTACGACCCGAAGGTGTGGGGCCACGACTACACCGAGACCAACGGGTGGACGGCCGCGTTCGCCGTCCCGCACGACGGCGCGGGCCTGGCCGAGCTGTACGGCGGGCCGGACAAGCTGGCCGCGAAGCTCGACGAGTACTTCGCCACCCCGGAGACGGGCACGCACCCGGGGTCCTACCGCCGGGTGATCCACGAGATGACCGAGGCGCGCGATGCGCGGATGGGGCAGTACGGGCACAGCAACCAGCCCGCCCACCACATCCCGTACCTCTACACCCAGGCCGGTCACCCGGCGCGCGCCCAGGAGAAGGTGCGCGACGTGCTGGCCCGGCTCTACCAGGGCAGCGAGATCGGTCAGGGGTATGTGGGCGATGAGGACAACGGCGAGATGTCGGCCTGGTTCCTGTTCAGCGCCCTGGGTTTCTACCCGCTGCGCGTGGGCAGCCCGACCTATGTGATCGGCTCACCGTTGTTCCCGCGCGCGGTCCTGCGGCTGGAGAACGGGCGGGAGCTGGTGGTGACCGCGGCCAACCACGGCAGGCGCAACGTGTACGTGCAGAGCCTGCGGGTCAACGGGGAGCCGTACGGGCTCACCTACATCAGCCACGAGATTCTCGCCGAGGGCGCGCGGCTGGAGTTCGAGATGGGCCCGGAGCCCTCGGACTGGGGCACCGGCCCCGACGCCACTCCCCCGGCGCTGGGCGCGGGCCCACCGCTGCGCGACGTCACGCGCGGCATGGAAGGTCCGCTGTTCGACGACACCACGCGCACGGAGTCCGTTGTGGACGCTCCAGTGGAGATCGAGACGGACCCTGCCGAGGTGCTGATCTACACCCTCACCTCAAGTGGCGAAGGCCCGGACCCGACCGACTGGGTGCTGCGCGGGTCGATCGACGGGGTGATCTGGGACGAGCTTGATCAGCGCACCGACCAGAAGTTCCCGTGGCGCAGGCAGACCCGGCCCTTCAAGGTGAAGGCGCCGGGCCCGTACCGCCACTACTCGCTGGTCTTCGACGGTGTCGCCTGCCTCGCGCAGATCGAACTGCTTGCTCAGTAG
- a CDS encoding MSMEG_4193 family putative phosphomutase has protein sequence MATVVLLRHARSTANGSGVLAGRAEGVHLDDTGRTQAEGLVARLADVPLRAIVSSPLTRCAETVAPLAADRELVPVTEDALAEVDYGSWTGRALKDLFSEPLWKVVQQHPSAAVFPGGEGLAAVQARAVAAVRAHDAKITAEHGDHAVWLLCSHGDVIKAILADALAQHLDSFQRIMVDPSSVSVVRYTETRPFVLRMNDLGSALTGIVPPEPKPEEEAVASGDAVVGGSTGA, from the coding sequence ACGCCCGATCCACCGCCAACGGCTCCGGCGTCCTCGCCGGGCGCGCCGAAGGGGTGCACCTCGACGACACCGGACGCACCCAGGCCGAAGGGCTCGTCGCCCGCCTCGCCGACGTCCCGCTGCGCGCGATCGTCTCCTCACCGCTGACCCGCTGCGCGGAGACCGTGGCCCCGCTCGCGGCCGACCGCGAACTCGTCCCCGTCACCGAGGACGCGCTCGCCGAGGTCGACTACGGCTCCTGGACCGGCCGCGCGCTCAAAGACCTGTTCTCCGAACCGCTGTGGAAGGTCGTGCAGCAGCACCCGTCCGCCGCGGTGTTCCCCGGCGGTGAGGGGCTGGCCGCGGTGCAGGCCCGCGCGGTGGCCGCCGTCCGCGCGCACGACGCGAAGATCACCGCCGAGCACGGCGACCACGCCGTCTGGCTGCTGTGCAGCCACGGCGACGTCATCAAGGCGATCCTGGCCGACGCGCTCGCCCAACACCTGGACTCGTTCCAGCGGATCATGGTCGACCCGTCGTCGGTGTCGGTGGTGCGCTACACCGAGACCCGGCCGTTCGTGCTGCGGATGAACGACCTGGGCAGCGCGCTCACCGGCATCGTCCCGCCCGAACCCAAGCCCGAGGAAGAGGCGGTCGCCTCCGGTGACGCGGTCGTCGGCGGCTCCACCGGCGCCTGA